In a single window of the Heliangelus exortis chromosome 1, bHelExo1.hap1, whole genome shotgun sequence genome:
- the CSF2RB gene encoding cytokine receptor common subunit beta isoform X1 has translation MNMKEIFILLLNLYLVFSVPAVRESVPMQSLNCYNDYYSQLTCTWMEHSEAHALVGMILYQRDNIIMENKEMLCRRQTENDLHETPDSYVLWVCHNTTDSFGIGVDDIYSFKPNKILQAELNVDLFQNVQTLPPQNLSVSLISGDFLLTWKAADGSQGLGNALEYEVTYKREWESWEKAVSLFLSNTTRCHLSHKDLVPGSSYVARLRARPGRDSGFSGQYSEWSTEVSWKTPEGGLQPRNLRCLFNGADSLTCSWEVRKAIVTSVLFGLFFRATPASVYVLCPWQCSCTSPMELLLGPIPSDLSSTYFSPLREEECSSLHEKALPNSLYVVQSCEIPVSNSTSQSQYHVSVRAKTEEKLIEAYKNIKVLPPANVSVTMTENREYELRWIKHTLAYSFITQRYEVEYWKNNQYEKTLQKLHISNDEPPFIFTLQMLASSTEYRGKMRARVNTPLDYEGPWSEWSEEFTWKTENVLPPVLLPMMLPILILTLLMAAYCSYKYFLRRKQMWEEKIPNPSKSLLIQSYLQKVHLGNWPTSSQMDFNKCNLPEKMEQASFLQVEDRHTKTLAEFLEGQATKTDGSPVALDLQNSYHALNEPEHNPAVCSSQIAGRSFPVSRRNSIGASITPKTAIPCFAFNGPYLYSSTMSSQPDTHQALAVDPVGAREKSVSLQYVTLPKEDCPQEQQGAGLQQPFLLPDQKEMVQHLGSEEGVSLTPPACGKGKNVRMEEQKSPKALSCITSPQQHPLEYITTEKLVLPSANDSTHPSLVTAEELPCDSQGPQPEKDHSCHEFSPGETGVVVPVSGQGPTSSEFYLDTFGNYLTVPLGVHGHSEPTKMSLPISQKGGDLPRKQPLSEGNLVVLNPDSTEPVFLCQVGDYCFHSLKSSAKMGSSQEDHQIKKPSEGKTTPRKPVSDEEYITVKEKDVSKMQAIQLFKNLKSDDYFSWQQSLGITEIC, from the exons ATGAACATGAAAGAAATTTTCATCCTTCTACTGAATCTGTATTTGGTCTTCAGTGTCCCAGCTGTTCGAG agagCGTCCCTATGCAGAGCCTGAACTGCTACAATGACTACTACTCACAGCTGACATGCACTTGGATGGAGCATTCCGAGGCTCATGCCCTCGTTGGTATGATTCTTTACCAAAGGGATAATATTATAAT GGAGAATAAAGAGATGCTTTGCAGACGCCAGACAGAAAATGACTTACATGAGACTCCAGACTCCTATGTGCTCTGGGTTTGTCACAATACTACAGACAGTTTTGGAATAGGGGTAGATGATATTTACAGCTTCAAACCTAACAAGATTCTTCAAGCAGAACTAAATGTTGATCTTTTCCAAAATG TTCAGACCCTCCCACCTCAAAACCTCTCAGTCAGCTTGATTTCAGGAGATTTCTTGCTAAcctggaaagcagctgatgGAAGCCAAGGGCTGGGCAATGCCCTGGAATATGAAGTCACTTACAAGCGGGAGTGGGAGTCCTGGGAG AAAGCTGTCTCGCTCTTTCTCTCCAACACCACACGTTGCCATCTCAGTCACAAGGACCTTGTCCCGGGGAGCAGCTACGTTGCCCGTCTGCGAGCCAGGCCGGGGAGGGACAGTGGCTTCTCTGGGCAGTACAGCGAGTGGAGCACGGAGGTGTCGTGGAAGACCCCTGAAG GAGGCCTTCAGCCCAGGAACCTTCGCTGCCTCTTCAATGGTGCAGATAGCCTGACGTGCAGCTGGGAAGTGAGGAAAGCAATCGTCACCTCTGTCCTCTTTGGGCTGTTCTTCCGGGCCACTCCAGCATCAGTGTACGTGCTCTGCCCGTGGCAGTGTAGCTGCACCTCTCCCATGGAGCTTCTGCTCGGTCCCATTCCCTCTGATCTCAGTTCAACctatttttctcccctcagaGAAGAGGAGTGCTCTTCTCTACATGAGAAGGCTTTGCCCAACAGCCTGTATGTAGTCCAGAGCTGTGAGATCCCTGTGAGCAACTCCACCAGTCAGAGCCAGTATCATGTGTCTGTCCGGGCCAAGACAGAGGAGAAACTCATTGAAGCTTACAAGAACA TTAAGGTGCTGCCACCTGCAAATGTGTCAGTAACAATGACAGAGAACCGAGAGTATGAACTGAGGTGGATAAAACATACTTTGGCATATAGCTTCATAACACAGAGATATGAAGTCGAGTACTGGAAAAACAACCAATACGAAAAG acTCTCCAGAAATTACATATCAGCAATGATGAACCTCCCTTCATCTTCACCCTGCAGATGCTGGCATCATCTACAGAATACAGGGGGAAAATGCGTGCAAGGGTGAATACACCTCTGGATTATGAGGGACCTTGGAGTGAATGGAGTGAGGAGTTCACTTGGAAGACAGAGAATG TTCTGCCACCAGTGCTTCTCCCAATGATGCTGCCAATTCTCATCCTCACTTTGCTAATGGCTGCTTACTGCAGCTATAAGTATTTCCTCAG GAGGAAGCAAATGTGGGAGGAAAAGATTCCAAACCCCAGCAAGAGTCTCCTGATCCAGAGCTACCTGCAG aaagtaCATTTAGGAAACTGGCCAACAAGCAGCCAGATGGACTTCAACAAATGCAACCTTCCAGAGAAGATGGAGCAGGCTAGCTTCCTCCAAGTTGAGGACAG GCATACGAAGACTTTGGCAGAGTTTCTTGAAGGGCAAGCTACAAAGACAGATGGTTCTCCTGTTGCACTGGACCTACAGAACTCATACCATGCTTTAAATGAGCCAGAGCATAACCCAGCTGTCTGCTCCAGCCAGATTGCTGGGCgttcctttcctgtttcaagGAGAAACAGTATTGGTGCAAGTATTACTCCTAAGACAGCAAtcccttgctttgctttcaatGGTCCCTACTTGTACAGCTCAACGATGTCTTCCCAGCCTGATACACATCAGGCCCTGGCAGTCGATCCAGTGGGAGCCCGTGAGAAATCAGTTTCCCTTCAGTATGTGACCCTCCCAAAAGAAGACTGCCCTCAAGAACAGCAAGGAGCAGGTCTTCAACAGCCCTTTCTGCTCCCAGATCAGAAGGAAATGGTTCAGCACCTTGGCAGTGAGGAAGGAGTCTCACTGACCCCACCTGCCtgtgggaaaggaaagaatgtGAGAATGGAAGAGCAGAAATCTCCAAAAGCTCTCAGCTGTATCACGTCTCCTCAGCAGCACCCCTTGGAGTACATCACCACAGAGAAACTGGTGCTGCCATCAGCCAATGATTCCACACATCCGTCTCTTGTCACTGCTGAGGAGTTACCTTGTGACTCACAGGGGCCCCAGCCCGAAAAGGACCACTCTTGCCATGAGTTTTCTCCTGGGGAAACTGGTGTCGTGGTCCCAGTTTCAGGTCAAGGACCAACTTCTTCTGAATTTTACCTGGATACATTTGGAAACTATCTTACTGTCCCCTTAGGTGTCCATGGACATTCAGAACCCACAAAGATGTCTTTGCCTATCTCACAGAAGGGAGGTGATCTTCCTAGAAAGCAGCCTTTGTCAGAGGGTAACTTGGTggtgttaaaccctgacagcaCTGAGCCAGTTTTCCTCTGCCAGGTTGGTGACTATTGCTTCCACAGCCTAAAATCCAGTGCAAAGATGGGTAGCAGTCAGGAAGATCATCAAATAAAGAAACCTTCTGAAGGCAAGACAACACCTAGGAAGCCTGTGTCTGATGAAGAATACATCACTGTCAAGGAAAAGGATGTATCAAAAATGCAGGCTATCCAGCTTTTCAAAAATCTGAAATCAGATGATTACTTTTCCTGGCAGCAGTCTTTGGGGATCACAGAAATCTGTTAA
- the CSF2RB gene encoding cytokine receptor common subunit beta isoform X4, with the protein MNMKEIFILLLNLYLVFSVPAVRESVPMQSLNCYNDYYSQLTCTWMEHSEAHALVGMILYQRDNIIMENKEMLCRRQTENDLHETPDSYVLWVCHNTTDSFGIGVDDIYSFKPNKILQAELNVDLFQNVQTLPPQNLSVSLISGDFLLTWKAADGSQGLGNALEYEVTYKREWESWEKAVSLFLSNTTRCHLSHKDLVPGSSYVARLRARPGRDSGFSGQYSEWSTEVSWKTPEGGLQPRNLRCLFNGADSLTCSWEVRKAIVTSVLFGLFFRATPASVEEECSSLHEKALPNSLYVVQSCEIPVSNSTSQSQYHVSVRAKTEEKLIEAYKNIKVLPPANVSVTMTENREYELRWIKHTLAYSFITQRYEVEYWKNNQYEKTLQKLHISNDEPPFIFTLQMLASSTEYRGKMRARVNTPLDYEGPWSEWSEEFTWKTENVLPPVLLPMMLPILILTLLMAAYCSYKYFLRRKQMWEEKIPNPSKSLLIQSYLQKVHLGNWPTSSQMDFNKCNLPEKMEQASFLQVEDRHTKTLAEFLEGQATKTDGSPVALDLQNSYHALNEPEHNPAVCSSQIAGRSFPVSRRNSIGASITPKTAIPCFAFNGPYLYSSTMSSQPDTHQALAVDPVGAREKSVSLQYVTLPKEDCPQEQQGAGLQQPFLLPDQKEMVQHLGSEEGVSLTPPACGKGKNVRMEEQKSPKALSCITSPQQHPLEYITTEKLVLPSANDSTHPSLVTAEELPCDSQGPQPEKDHSCHEFSPGETGVVVPVSGQGPTSSEFYLDTFGNYLTVPLGVHGHSEPTKMSLPISQKGGDLPRKQPLSEGNLVVLNPDSTEPVFLCQVGDYCFHSLKSSAKMGSSQEDHQIKKPSEGKTTPRKPVSDEEYITVKEKDVSKMQAIQLFKNLKSDDYFSWQQSLGITEIC; encoded by the exons ATGAACATGAAAGAAATTTTCATCCTTCTACTGAATCTGTATTTGGTCTTCAGTGTCCCAGCTGTTCGAG agagCGTCCCTATGCAGAGCCTGAACTGCTACAATGACTACTACTCACAGCTGACATGCACTTGGATGGAGCATTCCGAGGCTCATGCCCTCGTTGGTATGATTCTTTACCAAAGGGATAATATTATAAT GGAGAATAAAGAGATGCTTTGCAGACGCCAGACAGAAAATGACTTACATGAGACTCCAGACTCCTATGTGCTCTGGGTTTGTCACAATACTACAGACAGTTTTGGAATAGGGGTAGATGATATTTACAGCTTCAAACCTAACAAGATTCTTCAAGCAGAACTAAATGTTGATCTTTTCCAAAATG TTCAGACCCTCCCACCTCAAAACCTCTCAGTCAGCTTGATTTCAGGAGATTTCTTGCTAAcctggaaagcagctgatgGAAGCCAAGGGCTGGGCAATGCCCTGGAATATGAAGTCACTTACAAGCGGGAGTGGGAGTCCTGGGAG AAAGCTGTCTCGCTCTTTCTCTCCAACACCACACGTTGCCATCTCAGTCACAAGGACCTTGTCCCGGGGAGCAGCTACGTTGCCCGTCTGCGAGCCAGGCCGGGGAGGGACAGTGGCTTCTCTGGGCAGTACAGCGAGTGGAGCACGGAGGTGTCGTGGAAGACCCCTGAAG GAGGCCTTCAGCCCAGGAACCTTCGCTGCCTCTTCAATGGTGCAGATAGCCTGACGTGCAGCTGGGAAGTGAGGAAAGCAATCGTCACCTCTGTCCTCTTTGGGCTGTTCTTCCGGGCCACTCCAGCATCAGT aGAAGAGGAGTGCTCTTCTCTACATGAGAAGGCTTTGCCCAACAGCCTGTATGTAGTCCAGAGCTGTGAGATCCCTGTGAGCAACTCCACCAGTCAGAGCCAGTATCATGTGTCTGTCCGGGCCAAGACAGAGGAGAAACTCATTGAAGCTTACAAGAACA TTAAGGTGCTGCCACCTGCAAATGTGTCAGTAACAATGACAGAGAACCGAGAGTATGAACTGAGGTGGATAAAACATACTTTGGCATATAGCTTCATAACACAGAGATATGAAGTCGAGTACTGGAAAAACAACCAATACGAAAAG acTCTCCAGAAATTACATATCAGCAATGATGAACCTCCCTTCATCTTCACCCTGCAGATGCTGGCATCATCTACAGAATACAGGGGGAAAATGCGTGCAAGGGTGAATACACCTCTGGATTATGAGGGACCTTGGAGTGAATGGAGTGAGGAGTTCACTTGGAAGACAGAGAATG TTCTGCCACCAGTGCTTCTCCCAATGATGCTGCCAATTCTCATCCTCACTTTGCTAATGGCTGCTTACTGCAGCTATAAGTATTTCCTCAG GAGGAAGCAAATGTGGGAGGAAAAGATTCCAAACCCCAGCAAGAGTCTCCTGATCCAGAGCTACCTGCAG aaagtaCATTTAGGAAACTGGCCAACAAGCAGCCAGATGGACTTCAACAAATGCAACCTTCCAGAGAAGATGGAGCAGGCTAGCTTCCTCCAAGTTGAGGACAG GCATACGAAGACTTTGGCAGAGTTTCTTGAAGGGCAAGCTACAAAGACAGATGGTTCTCCTGTTGCACTGGACCTACAGAACTCATACCATGCTTTAAATGAGCCAGAGCATAACCCAGCTGTCTGCTCCAGCCAGATTGCTGGGCgttcctttcctgtttcaagGAGAAACAGTATTGGTGCAAGTATTACTCCTAAGACAGCAAtcccttgctttgctttcaatGGTCCCTACTTGTACAGCTCAACGATGTCTTCCCAGCCTGATACACATCAGGCCCTGGCAGTCGATCCAGTGGGAGCCCGTGAGAAATCAGTTTCCCTTCAGTATGTGACCCTCCCAAAAGAAGACTGCCCTCAAGAACAGCAAGGAGCAGGTCTTCAACAGCCCTTTCTGCTCCCAGATCAGAAGGAAATGGTTCAGCACCTTGGCAGTGAGGAAGGAGTCTCACTGACCCCACCTGCCtgtgggaaaggaaagaatgtGAGAATGGAAGAGCAGAAATCTCCAAAAGCTCTCAGCTGTATCACGTCTCCTCAGCAGCACCCCTTGGAGTACATCACCACAGAGAAACTGGTGCTGCCATCAGCCAATGATTCCACACATCCGTCTCTTGTCACTGCTGAGGAGTTACCTTGTGACTCACAGGGGCCCCAGCCCGAAAAGGACCACTCTTGCCATGAGTTTTCTCCTGGGGAAACTGGTGTCGTGGTCCCAGTTTCAGGTCAAGGACCAACTTCTTCTGAATTTTACCTGGATACATTTGGAAACTATCTTACTGTCCCCTTAGGTGTCCATGGACATTCAGAACCCACAAAGATGTCTTTGCCTATCTCACAGAAGGGAGGTGATCTTCCTAGAAAGCAGCCTTTGTCAGAGGGTAACTTGGTggtgttaaaccctgacagcaCTGAGCCAGTTTTCCTCTGCCAGGTTGGTGACTATTGCTTCCACAGCCTAAAATCCAGTGCAAAGATGGGTAGCAGTCAGGAAGATCATCAAATAAAGAAACCTTCTGAAGGCAAGACAACACCTAGGAAGCCTGTGTCTGATGAAGAATACATCACTGTCAAGGAAAAGGATGTATCAAAAATGCAGGCTATCCAGCTTTTCAAAAATCTGAAATCAGATGATTACTTTTCCTGGCAGCAGTCTTTGGGGATCACAGAAATCTGTTAA
- the CSF2RB gene encoding cytokine receptor common subunit beta isoform X2: MQSLNCYNDYYSQLTCTWMEHSEAHALVGMILYQRDNIIMENKEMLCRRQTENDLHETPDSYVLWVCHNTTDSFGIGVDDIYSFKPNKILQAELNVDLFQNVQTLPPQNLSVSLISGDFLLTWKAADGSQGLGNALEYEVTYKREWESWEKAVSLFLSNTTRCHLSHKDLVPGSSYVARLRARPGRDSGFSGQYSEWSTEVSWKTPEGGLQPRNLRCLFNGADSLTCSWEVRKAIVTSVLFGLFFRATPASVYVLCPWQCSCTSPMELLLGPIPSDLSSTYFSPLREEECSSLHEKALPNSLYVVQSCEIPVSNSTSQSQYHVSVRAKTEEKLIEAYKNIKVLPPANVSVTMTENREYELRWIKHTLAYSFITQRYEVEYWKNNQYEKTLQKLHISNDEPPFIFTLQMLASSTEYRGKMRARVNTPLDYEGPWSEWSEEFTWKTENVLPPVLLPMMLPILILTLLMAAYCSYKYFLRRKQMWEEKIPNPSKSLLIQSYLQKVHLGNWPTSSQMDFNKCNLPEKMEQASFLQVEDRHTKTLAEFLEGQATKTDGSPVALDLQNSYHALNEPEHNPAVCSSQIAGRSFPVSRRNSIGASITPKTAIPCFAFNGPYLYSSTMSSQPDTHQALAVDPVGAREKSVSLQYVTLPKEDCPQEQQGAGLQQPFLLPDQKEMVQHLGSEEGVSLTPPACGKGKNVRMEEQKSPKALSCITSPQQHPLEYITTEKLVLPSANDSTHPSLVTAEELPCDSQGPQPEKDHSCHEFSPGETGVVVPVSGQGPTSSEFYLDTFGNYLTVPLGVHGHSEPTKMSLPISQKGGDLPRKQPLSEGNLVVLNPDSTEPVFLCQVGDYCFHSLKSSAKMGSSQEDHQIKKPSEGKTTPRKPVSDEEYITVKEKDVSKMQAIQLFKNLKSDDYFSWQQSLGITEIC; this comes from the exons ATGCAGAGCCTGAACTGCTACAATGACTACTACTCACAGCTGACATGCACTTGGATGGAGCATTCCGAGGCTCATGCCCTCGTTGGTATGATTCTTTACCAAAGGGATAATATTATAAT GGAGAATAAAGAGATGCTTTGCAGACGCCAGACAGAAAATGACTTACATGAGACTCCAGACTCCTATGTGCTCTGGGTTTGTCACAATACTACAGACAGTTTTGGAATAGGGGTAGATGATATTTACAGCTTCAAACCTAACAAGATTCTTCAAGCAGAACTAAATGTTGATCTTTTCCAAAATG TTCAGACCCTCCCACCTCAAAACCTCTCAGTCAGCTTGATTTCAGGAGATTTCTTGCTAAcctggaaagcagctgatgGAAGCCAAGGGCTGGGCAATGCCCTGGAATATGAAGTCACTTACAAGCGGGAGTGGGAGTCCTGGGAG AAAGCTGTCTCGCTCTTTCTCTCCAACACCACACGTTGCCATCTCAGTCACAAGGACCTTGTCCCGGGGAGCAGCTACGTTGCCCGTCTGCGAGCCAGGCCGGGGAGGGACAGTGGCTTCTCTGGGCAGTACAGCGAGTGGAGCACGGAGGTGTCGTGGAAGACCCCTGAAG GAGGCCTTCAGCCCAGGAACCTTCGCTGCCTCTTCAATGGTGCAGATAGCCTGACGTGCAGCTGGGAAGTGAGGAAAGCAATCGTCACCTCTGTCCTCTTTGGGCTGTTCTTCCGGGCCACTCCAGCATCAGTGTACGTGCTCTGCCCGTGGCAGTGTAGCTGCACCTCTCCCATGGAGCTTCTGCTCGGTCCCATTCCCTCTGATCTCAGTTCAACctatttttctcccctcagaGAAGAGGAGTGCTCTTCTCTACATGAGAAGGCTTTGCCCAACAGCCTGTATGTAGTCCAGAGCTGTGAGATCCCTGTGAGCAACTCCACCAGTCAGAGCCAGTATCATGTGTCTGTCCGGGCCAAGACAGAGGAGAAACTCATTGAAGCTTACAAGAACA TTAAGGTGCTGCCACCTGCAAATGTGTCAGTAACAATGACAGAGAACCGAGAGTATGAACTGAGGTGGATAAAACATACTTTGGCATATAGCTTCATAACACAGAGATATGAAGTCGAGTACTGGAAAAACAACCAATACGAAAAG acTCTCCAGAAATTACATATCAGCAATGATGAACCTCCCTTCATCTTCACCCTGCAGATGCTGGCATCATCTACAGAATACAGGGGGAAAATGCGTGCAAGGGTGAATACACCTCTGGATTATGAGGGACCTTGGAGTGAATGGAGTGAGGAGTTCACTTGGAAGACAGAGAATG TTCTGCCACCAGTGCTTCTCCCAATGATGCTGCCAATTCTCATCCTCACTTTGCTAATGGCTGCTTACTGCAGCTATAAGTATTTCCTCAG GAGGAAGCAAATGTGGGAGGAAAAGATTCCAAACCCCAGCAAGAGTCTCCTGATCCAGAGCTACCTGCAG aaagtaCATTTAGGAAACTGGCCAACAAGCAGCCAGATGGACTTCAACAAATGCAACCTTCCAGAGAAGATGGAGCAGGCTAGCTTCCTCCAAGTTGAGGACAG GCATACGAAGACTTTGGCAGAGTTTCTTGAAGGGCAAGCTACAAAGACAGATGGTTCTCCTGTTGCACTGGACCTACAGAACTCATACCATGCTTTAAATGAGCCAGAGCATAACCCAGCTGTCTGCTCCAGCCAGATTGCTGGGCgttcctttcctgtttcaagGAGAAACAGTATTGGTGCAAGTATTACTCCTAAGACAGCAAtcccttgctttgctttcaatGGTCCCTACTTGTACAGCTCAACGATGTCTTCCCAGCCTGATACACATCAGGCCCTGGCAGTCGATCCAGTGGGAGCCCGTGAGAAATCAGTTTCCCTTCAGTATGTGACCCTCCCAAAAGAAGACTGCCCTCAAGAACAGCAAGGAGCAGGTCTTCAACAGCCCTTTCTGCTCCCAGATCAGAAGGAAATGGTTCAGCACCTTGGCAGTGAGGAAGGAGTCTCACTGACCCCACCTGCCtgtgggaaaggaaagaatgtGAGAATGGAAGAGCAGAAATCTCCAAAAGCTCTCAGCTGTATCACGTCTCCTCAGCAGCACCCCTTGGAGTACATCACCACAGAGAAACTGGTGCTGCCATCAGCCAATGATTCCACACATCCGTCTCTTGTCACTGCTGAGGAGTTACCTTGTGACTCACAGGGGCCCCAGCCCGAAAAGGACCACTCTTGCCATGAGTTTTCTCCTGGGGAAACTGGTGTCGTGGTCCCAGTTTCAGGTCAAGGACCAACTTCTTCTGAATTTTACCTGGATACATTTGGAAACTATCTTACTGTCCCCTTAGGTGTCCATGGACATTCAGAACCCACAAAGATGTCTTTGCCTATCTCACAGAAGGGAGGTGATCTTCCTAGAAAGCAGCCTTTGTCAGAGGGTAACTTGGTggtgttaaaccctgacagcaCTGAGCCAGTTTTCCTCTGCCAGGTTGGTGACTATTGCTTCCACAGCCTAAAATCCAGTGCAAAGATGGGTAGCAGTCAGGAAGATCATCAAATAAAGAAACCTTCTGAAGGCAAGACAACACCTAGGAAGCCTGTGTCTGATGAAGAATACATCACTGTCAAGGAAAAGGATGTATCAAAAATGCAGGCTATCCAGCTTTTCAAAAATCTGAAATCAGATGATTACTTTTCCTGGCAGCAGTCTTTGGGGATCACAGAAATCTGTTAA